CAATGATATCTTTAAATGTTCTCATTCTCTTTATTTAGCAAATAATTTTAGGGGACCATAAGTTATAAAAAAGCATTAAATATCCTACAGAGAACATAGGATATTTAATACAATTTTAAGTTTTAATATTGTTCTTTCTCATTAGGAAAGTCAACGTTTTTTACATCAGTAATATATTGTTTAAAAGCATTTGTCATTTCAGTGTGTAAGTCTAAATATCTACGTAAGAAACGTGGATTAAATTCATGAGTCATACCTAACATATCATGCATAACTAATACTTGCCCGTCAACACCACTTCCAGCTCCAATTCCAATAACAGGAATGGAAATACTCTCAGCAACTTCTTGAGCCAACTTCGCAGGAACTTTTTCTAGTACTAAAGCAAAACACCCAAGTTGTTCTAACAACTTAGCATCTTCTATTAATTTTCTAGCTTCTTCCTCTTCTTTTGCTCTTACAGTATACGTTCCGAATTTATATATAGATTGTGGAGTTAATCCTAAATGTCCCATAACAGGAATTCCGGCAGTTAAAATTCTTGAAATCGATTGCTCAATTTCTGCTCCACCTTCAAGTTTTACAGCATGTCCACCAGATTCCTTCATAATTCTAATGGCAGAATCTAATGCTTGTTTCGAATTTCCTTGATACGTACCAAAAGGTAAATCAACCACAACTAAACAACGATCAATAGCTCTTACCACTGAGCTTGCATGATAAATCATTTGATCTAAAGTAATTGGTAAAGTAGTTTCGTGTCCTGCCATTACATTTGAAGCAGAATCACCTACTAAAATTACATCAAT
This genomic window from Tenacibaculum sp. 190524A05c contains:
- the panB gene encoding 3-methyl-2-oxobutanoate hydroxymethyltransferase; translated protein: MSVAKKEYKKVTVKSLVEMKSNNEKISMLTAYDYTMAKIVDDAGIDVILVGDSASNVMAGHETTLPITLDQMIYHASSVVRAIDRCLVVVDLPFGTYQGNSKQALDSAIRIMKESGGHAVKLEGGAEIEQSISRILTAGIPVMGHLGLTPQSIYKFGTYTVRAKEEEEARKLIEDAKLLEQLGCFALVLEKVPAKLAQEVAESISIPVIGIGAGSGVDGQVLVMHDMLGMTHEFNPRFLRRYLDLHTEMTNAFKQYITDVKNVDFPNEKEQY